From the genome of Bacteroides sp.:
GACCCAGGATCAATGCCGCCGGGCGTATCGAAAACGGGAAAACTGCGGTGGATCTGTTGCTGTGTGACCATATGGGCGACACCCATCAACTCAGCCAGACCATCAATGAGAACAATGCGGAACGCCGAAGCCTGGATACCAACATCACCGAGCAGGCCATGCGAATGATCAGAAAAAATCCCAGGATGAAAAATTCCAGGGCAACCATCCTGTACGATCCCGAATGGAGCAAGGGCGTCATTGGTATCGTGGCTTCACGCCTGATAGAAAACTATTACCGTCCCACCATTATCCTGACCGAGTCAAATGGCATGATTACGGGTTCGGCAAGATCGGTCAAGGACTTTGATATTTATGATGCCATCGACGCCTGCAGCCATTTCCTGGAACACTTTGGCGGGCATAAGTATGCGGCGGGTCTTAGCCTGAAACCCGAAAACCTGGAGGCGTTTACAGAGGCTTTTCACCAGGTGGTTGAAGACACCATTACCGAAGCCATGCTGGTTCCGGAGATCGAGATTGATGCACAAATCGGCCTTCCCAGCATCGAGGGAAAATTCTTTCGCGTCCTGAAGCAGTTTGCACCTTTTGGGCCGGGCAACACCAATCCGGTGTTTCTTACCCGGGGCTGTGTAGCTAAGAATTCGCCAAGGGTGGTGGGCAACAAGCACCTGAAGTTTAACCTCACACAACCCGAAATGGGAATGGCCGAATTGCCTGCCATTGCCTTTCAGCAGGGGCATCAGCTTGAAAACATGCTCGCCGGAAAGCCCTTCGACCTGGTGTACCAGATTGAAGAGAATGAATGGAACGGCAAAACCCACCTGCAACTCAACGTGAAAGATATCCTTTTCCCGGAAGAATGACAGGCTTTTCCCATCGAATTGACAGCACATATTTTTTGTAATTTTGCAGCATGGAAACAGTATTAAGTGGAATACGTTCAACAGGTCATTTGCACCTGGGCAATTATTTTGGTGCCATCCGGAATTTTCTGAAGATGCAGCATGAGCACCACTGCTATTTTTTCATTGCCGACTATCATTCGCTGACCACCCACCCCACCCCCGAGGACCTTCACCGCAATGTGAAGCAGGTGCTGGTGGAGTACCTGGCTGCCGGCATTGACCCGGAAGTCGCAACCCTTTACATCCAGAGCGATGTTCCGGAGGTGGCTGAACTCTACCTGTTGCTGAACATGAATGCATACATGGGCGAGCTGGAACGCTGCACCTCGTTTAAGGAAAAGATCAGGAAACACCCTGAAAACATCAATGCAGGCCTGCTGACTTATCCTGTTCTGATGGCTGCTGATATTATTATCCACCGGGCCACCAAGGTCCCTGTGGGGAAAGACCAGGAGCAGCACCTGGAGATGGCCCGTACTTTTGCAAACCGGTTTAACCGCCTGTACAAGGTGGATTATTTTCCTGAGCCTTACGCCTACAACTTTGGCAGCGAGCTGGTAAAAATCCCCGGCCTGGATGGCAGCACCAAGATGGGGAAGTCGGAGGGAGAAGGCAATGCCATTTTCCTGGCCGATGATCCGGCTGTTATTCGCAAAAAGGTGATGCGTGCCGTCACCGATAGCGGCCCCACTGAGCCCGGGGCACCCATGTCGCAGGGCGTGGAAAACCTTTTCAACCTGATGAAAGTGCTGAGCAGTACCGACACCTATGCATACTTTCTGGACAGATACCGTGACGGGAGCATCCGCTATGGTGATCTGAAGAAGCAGCTGGCGGAGGACGTGATTGCATTTACCACACCCCTGCGCGAACGAATCCTTGCGCTTTCGGCCGATGAGCCATATCTGAGCAAGGTAGCTAAGATGGGTGCAGAGAAAGCCCGCGAGAGCGCCAGCAAGACCGTGAATGATGTCCGCAACATAATAGGCTTTAAACCCTTCTGATCATGCGTCCCATAAAAAGTCTCAGTCCCCTGACCACTTGGCTGCTGCGCCTGGGTGTGCTCCTCATGGTGGGTTTGCTGGCATGGCCCAACCTGGAATATTTCAACTTTACCAGCCTCAACTCCATCCTGACTGCGGCCTTTGCCCTGTTTGCCATATTGTTGTTTTTCGGTGGTTTTACGAACAAGCACACCCTGACCATGGTGTCAGGCCTTTTGCTGTTCTTATTAGCCGTTTGGCATATTTACTGGCAATACCGTGGCATGAATCTCAGCTTTGCTGCCTATGCCCTGACCGGGGTTTTAGGCCTTCATTTCTTCGTGAACGGAAACAAATAGTACCTGACCAGCACATGCCCCAATACATTGAGACAAAAAAAGTAAAGGAAAAGGTAGTCCTGGTTGGAGCAATCCTGGGGCGGCAAACAGAAGAGCTGGTTTCAGAATACCTGGACGAGCTGGAGTTCCTGGTGGATACTGCCGGCGGGGAAACCCTTCGTCGTTTTACCCAGAAACTCGACCGGCCTGACCCTGCCACATTCATTGGCAAGGGTAAATTTGAGGAAATTACAAATTATGTGCAGGAGCAGGAGATCGACCTGGTGGTGTTTGACGATGAGCTGAGTCCATCGCAGCACCGCAACCTGGAACGTACGTTCAAATGCCGGGTCATTGACCGCAGCAACCTGATTCTGGATATTTTTGCCCAGCGGGCACGCACTGCCCACGCCCGCACGCAGGTGGAACTGGCCCAGTATCAGTATCTCCTGCCACGCCTGGCAGGGATGTGGACCCACCTGGAACGCCAGAAAGGGGGTATCGGCCTGAAGGGCCCCGGGGAGAAGGAGATTGAAACCGACCGCCGGATTGTCCGCGACAAGATTGCCCTGCTGAAAGAGAAACTTCGGCAAATCGACAAACAAAAAGCCACCCAGCGCTCTAACAGGGGAAGCTTGGTGCGGGTGGCCCTGGTGGGATATACCAACGTGGGGAAATCCACCATCATGAACCTGCTGAGCAAATCGGAGGTCTTTGCCGAAGACAAGCTCTTTGCAACCCTCGACACTACGGTTCGCAAGGTGGTGATCGGAAACCTGCCCTTCTTGCTGAGCGACACCGTTGGGTTTATCCGCAAGCTACCCCATCACCTCATTGAGTCATTCAAATCCACCCTTGACGAGGTGCGCGAATCGGATATCCTGGTGCACGTGGTCGATCTGGCCCATCCCGGTTTTGAGGAGCAGATCAATGTGGTGAAGGAAACCCTCAACGAAATCACCGAAGGCGAGGAAAAGACCACCATCATGGTTTTCAATAAGATCGACAAGTACACCTTCGTGGAAAAAGAGGAAGACGACCTGCTGCCCCCCACGCGGGAAAACATGAGCCTGGCCGAAATGCAGCAGACCTGGATGGGAAAAGCCAACGCCCCCTGCCTGTTCATTTCTGCCAAACAAAAACAAAACCTGGAAGCCTTCCGCAGGATGCTTTACGACCACGTTTACGAGATCCATAAGCAGCGCTATCCCTATGACAACTTTCTCTATTGATTTTTTTCGGGTTACAGTCATCTATTATTATGGGTACGATATCCTTTGCTCATGTCTGGCTTGATTTTCCCTAAAAAAATTGGTTGTTTTTGCATTCTTTTCGTTTAATTTGTCTCCTGATTTTGAAAAACGATGAAGGAGAACAACCTCCCCAGGATACTGCATGTTTCCAGCTCGCGCAGCTGGCGAGGCAGCGAGCAGCAGGTGTCGTATCTTCTGGATGAACTGAAAGCGCAGGAATGGCCATCCCTGCTATTATGCCGGAGCAAGTCTGCCCTCAGGCGATACAGCAAAAGACACCGCATAGAATCCATTTCCTTTAAAAGCAGGGGGTTCTGGAATTATCTCCTGGCGAGAGAGATCTGTCATCAATACCGGAAACGTCCCTTCGACCTGATCCACGTGCACGACTCCCGGGCTCATGCGGCAGCGATCCTGGCACGATGGATGGGCGTTCGTTTGCCTGTGGTGGTGAGCCGCTTTGCCGTTGCAACGGAAAAAGCCAGTTGGTTTACACGCCGCCTTTTCAACCACCCGGCCAACAAGGCCATTGTCTGTGTCTCGGAAGCCGTCCGCAACAGCCTGGATCCGATCATCCGAAAAAAGGCTTTGCTGCGGGTGATTCCCAGTGGCATAGATCCTGAAGAATTTGACGTGGAAGTTCCCCACGGAAGGCTGAGGCGCGAATATTTTATTCCTGACGATTACGCATTGGTGGGCAATGTGGCAGCCCTGGTGTCTCACAAGGACTACCACACCTTCCTGAAGACCGCCAAAATCCTGCTGGAACAAAACCCAAAGATGTTTTTTCTCGCCATTGGCGACGGGCCCCTGCACGATGAGATTGAAAAAGCCGCTGAAAAAATGGAGCTGAAAGACCATTTCCGGATTACGGGTTCCCGCAAGGATCTCCCGGAAGTATTGTCGCAGCTCGATGTCCTGATGTCGTCATCAGTAACAGAAGGGCCTGCCACCACAGTGCTGAATGCTTTTGCAGCCGGAATACCCGTAGCTGCCACTGCCGCAGGCAGCGTTCCTGAAATGGTGAAACACGAACACAGCGGAATGCTCTCACCGGTGGGCGATGCTCAGGAGCTGGCCAATCATGTCCTCAGGATCCTGAACGACGAAACACTGCGCATCAGAATCATTGCAGGCGGGAAAGAAAAACTGCAACGGTTTCACCGGAAGGTCATGGCCGAAAAAATGTTAGCCCTTTACCTGGAACTGACCGGAAAAACAAGCCTGGGAAATGAAAAAAGTTAAGCGTTTTCTGAACAACGTCCTGAGTTTTCCCCTGGCAGTGCTGGTGCTGTTACTAGCCCTGATGCCTTTCGGGGTGTTGTATTTTTTCTCCCACATCCTGTATTTCCTGCTGTGGCATATTGTGGGATACCGAAAGAATGTGGTATTATGCAACCTGCAGAAGGCGTTTCCAGAATGGGATGACAGGAAAAGAAAAGATGTCGCACGGAAGTTTTTTCATCACCTCTCGGAACTGATCATGGAATCGGTAGGGCTGATGACCGTGCCGGTTTCCACCATGCGAAAGCGTGTCCATCTGGATGAGGAGGGCAGGATGCTGATGGCCCGCTATTACCAGGAAGGACGCAGCGCCATCATGACCCTGGGGCATTACGGCAACTGGGAATGGATGGGTGCCGGCATTAACCTGGAACATCCCGGGCAACTGATTGCAGGATACAGGCATCTGCGCAACAGGGTCTTCGACCGGCTGATCTACCGAACCCGCATGCGCTTTTACAAACAGCTGATCCCCTCTAAAAAGCTGGCGCGCAAAATGGTGTCGATGGCTGCCTCCAAAGAACCCGCCGTCTTTGCCCTGCTGGCCGATCAATGGCCACGACCCGATACCGCTTTCTGGGTGGACTTCCTGGGAAGGGAAACACCTTTCTTTACGGGTCCTGAAAAACTGGCAAGGAAACTTGGCCATCCCGTGCTGTTTTGTTCCATCCGCAAACAAAAGCGAGGCCATTACCTGATCAACGTACAGGTCATCACCGAAGACCCCAAATCACTGGCCCCCCAGGAAATCACCCAACGTTATGCCACCCTGCTTGAAGAGGAAATCCGCCAGGCACCCCAATACTGGCTGTGGTCGCACCGGAGGTGGAAGAAGGAAAAACAAGAAGTGAGAAATGAGAAGTGAGAAATGAGAGGTGAGAGGTGAGGTGAGAGGTGAGAGAAGAGTTATGGTTTGGTGAACTTTTCTGGGTTATTCATCATGGATATCAAAATTCGGCGAACCTCATCATATTCTTTAAGCAAAAATTCGTGGGTGGTCGGGTCTATATATTTGCACTCCAGAGAAAAGTCCAACCAGGATTCGGTCTCAAATTCCTCGGACAGCGAATCACTCATTTTACTTACAAAATGCTTTTCATAATTTCTTTTTGCCCAGGCTTCGGCAATATTGGTTGCCACCGAACGGGATGATCTTCTGGTCTGATCAGTAAGGGAGTATCTTTCCTCTGACGGGAAATGTTTAGAAATTTCAAAAATTTGCGTGGCCAGCTTAAAAGCCTTCTGATAAACGATCAAATCCCTGAAACTATTAATCAGTCCCATAAACTATTTCTTTTTCTCATCTCAAATCTCTCAATTCTCACTTCTCATCTCTCATCTCTCACCTCTCCTTACTCCCTGGTGACTTCAAAGGCATCCCCAATGGCTAACTGCCTGGTTTTGCCATTTTCATCCTTTTGTCTTTCAATATTCAGCGGATTGCCAAGGAGGTTATTGATGCCGTTGAGTGATACCGAGGCGATTTCACGAAGGGCACCCCGGCGGTCGGTGCTCAGGCGTTCTTCCATCTGCCGGACATTATCAGGCATATTGCGCTGAATGCCATTGTAGGCAAGCTGAATCACATCGCTGGCTGATGAAGGTCGTACCGGGGGCGGGACCTCCTCTCTTTCACGGAGGTGCCAGTAGGCAAATTCCGTTCGCTGCTCCATGCTTGTCCCTTCGGCCAGGGAGGCTTCAACAGGCGTAGCGCCGCGGGCCATCAGGCGGTTGGTCTCCATGGGAGGGGGAACATCAGCAACACTACTCTGGGCGAGGCTTATGTTTGCCGAACGAACAGTTTCCCTGGGCCTGGTTGTCGGGCGTGCGATTTCCACCGCTTTAGCAGGGGCAGGTGTCATCTCTGTGGCTTCTGCCAGTTCAGGCTCAGGGGTCATTTCAGGGGCAGAACCTAAAGGGGTCTCTATGGGCGTGGGAGGCAGGTCTACCAGCTGAGGTTCATTAAACCGGGGCACCTGGACAAAGAACAGGGTGGCAAAAAACAGCACCACCGCTGCAACGGCCCCGTATCGCATCATCTGGGTATAGAGGGGAATGATACGGCCCCGCTTCAGCGCTTTCTTCCCCGGAAAAACAATGGAATAATCCGTTTGCAGGCGGGCCTTCTGCATCAATTCAAATTCTCTTTGCCGGGCGGGACTGCTGTAGGCAAAGTTTTCCACTGCAACACATTCTTCCGGGTTCAGGTCTCCCTCTACATAAGCGGCAAAATAGCGCTCACAGTTTTCTGGTGTAATCTCCCCTCTTTTCAGGGAAGCCTTGCCTTCGAAAAGCACTTCATCTGCGTCATGCAGGCGCACCAGTTCAAAGTCGTGAAACTCGGCTTTCAGATCAGGTTCCTGGTCAAGAAAAGCCATCAGCTCCTCCACCTGCGCTGATGACAGGTTGCCCTCGTAGTAGTCGAGGAAGAAGATCTCGTAATTGGTTCTGTTAATACGCATGGCTTTTTTAAATGACGGCATCCAAACTGCCTATATAATTCTTCAGGGCGGCACGTGCCCGGTAAATGTACACTTTCACTTGCGACTCGTTCAGGCCAGTGACCTCGCCGATCTCCTGGTAGGAATATCCTTCATAATCGCGCAGCAGCACAACGGAACGCTGTATGTCGGGCAAACGGGCCACCGCTTCATCCAGAATTTCCTTCAGGTCCGAGTAGCCATCCCGGTAGCCGTGATCCGGATACACCCTGGCATCCATCTCCACGCTGAAGCGCTCGCGCCGGATGGCATCGATCATGGTGTGATAAGCCGTGGTGAACAGGTAAGAACGCGATTTGCTGCCATCGATCTCGTCCACCTTCAACCACATCTTTTCAAAGCTGTCCTGCACAATATCGCGTGCCTTATCTTCATCGCGCACATTCTTCAGGACGAAACGGTACACACCATCAGCGTGCCTGTCAACACATTCGTTATACTCGGCCGTAGTCATACAATCTTTCCCGGGATTTTCTTCTGTTTGAATCTATGACGATGGCCATACCCAAAATGTTACAGCCACCCTTTTATTCTTTCTTTTTTCAAATTTACGGAATATCCTGTCATTTTCAATACATTAACATAAATTTTATGAAGCTAAACCCTTGATATTTACAGTTTTTTTTCAATTTTACTGAAGCAAAAAATTTATCTTTGCACCCTGTATCCACGCCAGCCTTACCTCCCATGGAGGAAAAGCGGTCTGACATATCGAAAAAACCATATATAAAGAATGAAAAACCGGATATTTATTCTATTATTCCTTTTCTTAGCAGCCTGTGCCCCACACCGTGAAATGGTGTATCTGCAGGACAAGACCAATGTCGGCGACCAGGTGGAAGTGAACCCCGCAGACTATCGGATCAGGCCCGGCGACATTCTGCACATCCGGGTGATGACCCTCGACAAGGAGTCGCGCGAACTGTTCAATGCCGACGACGCTCGCCTGACCACCGGGGGCACTGGTTCAAATGCCAACTTCTATATTTATGGCTACAGCGTTGATCCTGAAGGCCAGGTTCACCTGCCTGTAGTGGGTTCCATTCCTTTGACAGGCAAGACCCTGGAGGAGGCCCGCCTGGCCATACAGGAAAAAGTGGACCTCTACCTGGTAGGGTCTACCGTCAATGTGAAGATGGTCAACTTCTCCGTCACCGTGCTGGGTGAAGTAAAAAGCCCCGGCACCTATTATGTGTATGACAATAAATTCACCATCCTCGATGCCCTTGGCATGGCAGGTGACCTCACTGATTACGGCAACCGCAAGGTGAACCTGGTCAGGAAAGGCGAAGATGGACTGAGTTTTCATACCATTGATCTGACCTCGCGGGCCATGGTAAGCTCTGAGTTGTATTACCTGCAGCCCGGCGACCTGGTGTATGTGGAACCCCAAGTGGCGAAACGTCTGGGCTTCTCGCAGTTCCCCTTTGCCCTGATCTTCTCTACCATCTCCACCACCCTGCTGTTAATCAGTTTTTTTAATAATTAATTAAAGACCTCCCCGCGCAATGAATCAGGATCCCTATCAGGAGGAAAGCTTAGATCTTAAGAACATTATTTTCAGGTACCTGCCCTATTGGTACCTGTTTGCCCTCAGCCTGCTGATGGCTCTTGGGCTGGCCTATTTTTACAACCGCCTGGCCGAGCCGGTTTACCGGGTCAACTCCACCGTTTTGATCAGCGACCGCAGCAAAGGCCTGGGACAGGGCGCCCTGCTGAGCGAAATGGACCTCTTCGGCACCCGCACCGGCTTCCACGACCAGATCATCATCCTTCAGTCAAACAAACTGATTGACAGTGTCCTGAAACGGATGGACATTGGGGTGTATTACTTTTCGACACACAGCATCCTGGGAACCTACCGTAAAAATGAGTTGTACCAGGATACCCCCTTCCGGGTGATAACCGACAAGGAAACCAGCCTGCCCTACGAAAAACAGTTTCTCATTGAGATTATCGACAACACAAGCTTTGAGATCGAAGCCGACGATGATGACATTGTTCTCCCTAAAAACGTTTACCAGTTTGGAGAAATGATCAGCGGCCGTCAGACCAGTGATAACGCGCCTGCAATGGATTTCCAGTTCCTGGTTGAACGGACCGATAAATTCAGTGCCGAAAACCACCAGGGCTCCACTTTTATGTTTGTGATTCGCAATCCCCAGCGTTTAGTCGGCGAATACTCCGGCCGCCTCAGCGTTGAGCCCTACAACAAAGATGCCTGGATCCTGAATGTCTCCTTCCAGGCCACACACCTGCAGCGTGCCATCGATTTCATCAATACCCTGACCAACTATTTTGTGGAGCTGGGCCTCACCGAGAAAAACCAGATCGCCCAGAACACCATTGAGTTCATCGATGAGCAGATTGCCATCACCACCGACTCCTTATACCTGGCCGAGAACAGCCTGCAGCGTTTCCGCCAGGAGAGCCAGCTGATGGATGCCAGCTTCATGGCCAACCAGCTCATGGGCGAATTGCAGGCCCTCGACAGCCAGAAAGCCATCGAACAGGTCAAACGGCAGTATTACGATTACCTGCAGGAGTATCTCGAAAACGACCAGGACTTCAGGCAGGTATTCGGCCCCTCCGCCCTTGGCATTGAGGACCGCCTGCTGAATGAACTCATCACCGAACTCAGCAAGCTCTATTCCGAACGGGCTGCCCTGATGCTCAGCACCACCGAGCGCAGCCCTTTGATCCAGGCTGTGGACCTCAAGATCGACCAGGCCCGCCGCACCCTTGAAGAAAACATCCGCAGCATCAAAAGCGCCTCCGATATCCTCCTGGCCGACATCAACAACCGCATCAGCCAGGTCGAAAAACGCATCAGCCAGCTGCCCGAAACGGAACGCGAACTCATTGGCATCCAGCGCCGTTTCAACCTGAACGACGCCACCTACAATTACCTGCTCGAGAAGCGGGCAGAAGCAGGCATCGCCATGGCCTCCAACATTGCCGACAACCAGGTGGTGGATCCGGCACGATATTCCGGAACGGTAGCCCCCAAAACCAGCCGCAACTACGCCATTGCCCTGATGCTGGGCTTTGTGCTGCCCCTGGGCTTCCTCATCCTGCGCGACTTCTTCAACACCAAGATACAGGACAAGAAGGAAATCACCGACGCCCTGCCCTTCCCCGTGCTGGGCATCGTGCCCCACGATGAAAGCGCCTCCAAATCGGAGGAGATCGACCTGGTGGTCTTTGACAACCCGCGCTCACACCTGGTGGAGGCCTTCCGCACCATGCGCGCCAACCTGCAGTTCATCGTCCCTGGCGACCACAGCAAGGTGATCGTGGTGACCTCCACTCGCTCGGTGGAAGGCAAGAGCTTCACGGCCCTCAACCTGGCCTCGGTATTTGCCCTTTCGGGGAAAAAGACTGTCCTGGTGGGCGCCGATATGCGCAAACCCAAGCTCTTCCGTGAGTTTGAGCTCAAACGCGAACCCGGCCTCTCCAACTACCTCATCGGTCGTGAACCCCTCGAAAAGATCCTGCAGCCTACCACCCAGGACGAGAACCTCTTCGTGATCACCGCAGGCCCCGTACCCCCCAACCCCACGGAGCTGCTGGAGACCAAAACCATGGAGACCCTGCTGGCAGAGCTGAAAACACGCTTCGACTACGTCATCGTCGACACCCCGCCCGTAGGACTGGTGCCCGATGCCATGGCCCTGATGAAAATGGCCGACACCACCCTCTACGTCATCCGCCAGCGCTTCACCGACCGCTCCGCCCTCGACTTCATCCGCGAATTCTCTGAAAAGACCGGCATCAAAAACCTCTGCATCGAGATCAACGACATGGAATCCACCAAACTTGGCGCCCGCTATGGCTATGGCTACGGTTACGGCTATGGCTACGGCTATGCCGAAGAAGAAGCCCAGGTCGACCAGGGCCTGCTGGGCAGATGGAAAGGCAGGATCAAGAACGGGAAGAGCGAGAAGTGAGTGGTGAGAAGTGAGAGGTGAGAAGTGAGAAGTGAGAGGTGAGTGATTAGGGTTTAAGGTTTAAGGTTTAAGGTTCAAGGTTAAGAATTAGGGTTATCAGCCAGGGAATAGTTGGTTATTTCTTAATCATTTTTTTACCATAATCTGGAACCCGAAACCTGGAACCTGGAACCTGGAACTGGGAACCAGAAACCAGAAACCTGAAACCTGAAACCCGGAACCTAAAACCTTCAATAATGCCCTACAAATGGTACGCCATTTACACCCGCTCCCGCTATGAAAAACGGGTTGAAAAACTCCTCAGGGAGGAGGGGGTGGAGGTGTACCTGCCGTTGATGCGGGCATTCCGGCGGTGGAGCGACAGGATGAAACGGGTGGAGGTGCCCCTGTTCAATTCCTATCTTTTTGTCAGGTCCGATCCCTCCGACCAGCGGCATTATTACAATATTTTACAGACCCCCGGCGTGGTGCGCTTCATCACCTTTGAGGGGAAGCCCGTCCCCGTGCCCGACCACCAGGTCGAAGCCCTCCAGCGCCTCTCGGCCGAAGGCTACGACCTCCAGCCCGCCGACACACCCCTCACCCCCGGCACCCCCGTCGAAATCAAGCAGGGCCCGCTGAAAGGCATCCGCGGAGAAGTCCTTTCCACAGGGGGTAATAAATTCCTGATCATCCGGCTGGACGTGCTGGATAAGAACATCCGGGTAAGCTTGCCTTCGGGGCTTGTGGAATCCACAAAAGATGTTTAAGGTTTAAGGTTCAAAGTTCAAGACTTGTACGCTAGCCAGTGGATTCAAGGTTTAAGGTTCAAAGTTCAAGGGCTTGTCCGCTTAACCAGCGGATTCAAGGTTCAAGGTTTAAAGTTCAAGGTTGTTTAGAGGAAATATTGTAATTTTGGCCATTAACCTTGCTTTTTAAAAGGAGAAGGCCTGAAGAATGAAAGTTTCGCACTTTGAAGACCTTGAAGTCTGGAAGGAAGCACGAGCCCTTTCTCAACTCGTCTTTAAACTGACTTCCTGCGAAAAATTTTCAAAAGAATTTGGTTTAAAAAACCAGATTCGCAATGCTTCCGGTTCAGTGATGGATTGCATTGCGGAAGGCTTTGAAAGAGAAGGGAACAAAGAGTTCCTTCAATTCTTAAGTATTTCCAAGGGCTCCTGTGGCGAGACCAGATCACAGGCTTACAGAGCGTTTGATTATACTCTGATTTCTGAAGGCGAACTGAATCAGTTAATTGAAACAACAACCCGCTTAAGTAAAAAGATAGCAGCCTTTATGATATACTTGCGAAAAAGCGATTACAAAGGAACCAAATTCAAAAAAACCACTTCAGGAACCCAGGAACCTTGAACCTGAAACCTTGAACCTGAAACCTTGAACCTTAAACCTTGAACCTCTTCTTATGAAAAAACTCCTCTCCATCGTAGGCGCCCGGCCGAATTTCATCAAGATCGCCCCGCTCGACAAGGCCTTTAAGAAATACCGCAAGGAGGTGAAGCACCTGATCTGTCATACGGGTCAGCATTTCGATGACAAGATGTCGAAGGTCTTCTTTGAGGAGCTGGGGCTGCCGCGTCCCGACTTTTACCTGGGTGTCGGCGGGGGCAGCCACGCCGAGCAGACCGCCCGCATCATGCTCGAGCTCGAGAAGGTGCTGCTGGCCGAGAAGCCCGACCTGGTCATCGTGCCCGGCGACGTCAACTCCACCCTGGCAGCCGCACTGGTGGCCTCTAAGATGGGCATCCCCGTGGCACACGTCGAGGCCGGCCTGCGCAGCTTCGACAACACCATGCCCGAGGAGATTAACCGCATCGTCACCGACGTGGTGTCCGACTTCCTCTTCGTCAGCGAACACAGCGGCATCCGCAACCTGCGCGACGAAGGCGTCGACGAGCACAAGATCCATTTCGTGGGCAACATCATGATCGACAGCCTCGAGGCCCATTACGACCTCCTGGAGAACCACCCCATTATCGAACAGATGGGCCTGGAGCAGGAAAACTACATCCTGGCTACCTTCCACCGCCCCAGCAACGTGGATGAGCCCGGGAGCCTCAAGGCCCTGATGGACACCCTGAAACGCCTGGCCAAAGAA
Proteins encoded in this window:
- a CDS encoding polysaccharide biosynthesis tyrosine autokinase, giving the protein MNQDPYQEESLDLKNIIFRYLPYWYLFALSLLMALGLAYFYNRLAEPVYRVNSTVLISDRSKGLGQGALLSEMDLFGTRTGFHDQIIILQSNKLIDSVLKRMDIGVYYFSTHSILGTYRKNELYQDTPFRVITDKETSLPYEKQFLIEIIDNTSFEIEADDDDIVLPKNVYQFGEMISGRQTSDNAPAMDFQFLVERTDKFSAENHQGSTFMFVIRNPQRLVGEYSGRLSVEPYNKDAWILNVSFQATHLQRAIDFINTLTNYFVELGLTEKNQIAQNTIEFIDEQIAITTDSLYLAENSLQRFRQESQLMDASFMANQLMGELQALDSQKAIEQVKRQYYDYLQEYLENDQDFRQVFGPSALGIEDRLLNELITELSKLYSERAALMLSTTERSPLIQAVDLKIDQARRTLEENIRSIKSASDILLADINNRISQVEKRISQLPETERELIGIQRRFNLNDATYNYLLEKRAEAGIAMASNIADNQVVDPARYSGTVAPKTSRNYAIALMLGFVLPLGFLILRDFFNTKIQDKKEITDALPFPVLGIVPHDESASKSEEIDLVVFDNPRSHLVEAFRTMRANLQFIVPGDHSKVIVVTSTRSVEGKSFTALNLASVFALSGKKTVLVGADMRKPKLFREFELKREPGLSNYLIGREPLEKILQPTTQDENLFVITAGPVPPNPTELLETKTMETLLAELKTRFDYVIVDTPPVGLVPDAMALMKMADTTLYVIRQRFTDRSALDFIREFSEKTGIKNLCIEINDMESTKLGARYGYGYGYGYGYGYAEEEAQVDQGLLGRWKGRIKNGKSEK
- a CDS encoding UpxY family transcription antiterminator, with translation MPYKWYAIYTRSRYEKRVEKLLREEGVEVYLPLMRAFRRWSDRMKRVEVPLFNSYLFVRSDPSDQRHYYNILQTPGVVRFITFEGKPVPVPDHQVEALQRLSAEGYDLQPADTPLTPGTPVEIKQGPLKGIRGEVLSTGGNKFLIIRLDVLDKNIRVSLPSGLVESTKDV
- a CDS encoding four helix bundle protein — translated: MKVSHFEDLEVWKEARALSQLVFKLTSCEKFSKEFGLKNQIRNASGSVMDCIAEGFEREGNKEFLQFLSISKGSCGETRSQAYRAFDYTLISEGELNQLIETTTRLSKKIAAFMIYLRKSDYKGTKFKKTTSGTQEP
- the wecB gene encoding UDP-N-acetylglucosamine 2-epimerase (non-hydrolyzing), with the protein product MKKLLSIVGARPNFIKIAPLDKAFKKYRKEVKHLICHTGQHFDDKMSKVFFEELGLPRPDFYLGVGGGSHAEQTARIMLELEKVLLAEKPDLVIVPGDVNSTLAAALVASKMGIPVAHVEAGLRSFDNTMPEEINRIVTDVVSDFLFVSEHSGIRNLRDEGVDEHKIHFVGNIMIDSLEAHYDLLENHPIIEQMGLEQENYILATFHRPSNVDEPGSLKALMDTLKRLAKERPLVFPVHPRTRKNLMAAGLDKRLPKGLILTEPLGYIEFLALMRYAELVITDSGGIQEETTYMGVQCITVRKNTERPVTIDVGTNQLVGTDLDKVEKTAMDILGGITKPGRIPELWDGKTGKRIAEIIVENFSENE